From Calditrichota bacterium, one genomic window encodes:
- a CDS encoding HAMP domain-containing histidine kinase: protein MTLYYPMSVHDKELAEHKLLFEYKINSLLYNILSKTDNDIPKEDFINSIVSSIEGLDEVEYIGTSYLGNDYYFPGDKYSFAEIDSFPVNEVIFKNDKNILALSIPVKDKKWVGEINIKVGIDATKIVLSEKAARYQSFVLLLISAILIYLFVFFFDRVVYIPFKKLIHLSKLVSIGQESLEEHSGMSTEFNRVVGYLEVAAKRMAELRQDNKMIPLNLRKSQQKAEQIQKNLDKELEAMSNLVIYMLELRKEKTKKGIFDNLVKEITSSLGYSVSFLFKYENSKLIFDSSSLKGLSVLDEKIKFDLKNFIIADQNYIVQKMQSHYPLIREELPFNDIMLKYNLAGKFALIPINTAFHFYGMVIIGNLGEKKSIEHKDLEKLMLLANTVALHLENIDNVQNLERSVKQRTEELEITNKLLSDSIIEKDIMLKLVSHDLNAPLRNVIGLVESIERKYKDDLDGDLNDRLLRIRKNVEKELNMIEEILTNFKSSKNIGLKEPVNISVLISSILDELTYELKRKNVKVEIDKNLPVLLSNEAVLKHIFLNLIDNACKYMPIKKRSNKIKILSNIEEEFLVFQVTDNGPGIPPEKQVNVFDSYQRGNNSPDQSGGKGLGLALVKNMVGKIGGEIHLQSKVGKGTSFFIKFNNYQIN from the coding sequence GTGACATTGTACTATCCTATGTCTGTGCATGATAAAGAGTTAGCAGAACATAAACTATTATTCGAATATAAAATAAACAGCCTTCTATATAATATTTTAAGCAAAACAGATAACGATATACCTAAAGAAGATTTTATCAATTCGATCGTGTCCAGTATTGAAGGTTTGGATGAGGTTGAATATATAGGTACAAGCTATTTGGGGAATGATTATTATTTCCCTGGAGATAAATATAGTTTTGCTGAAATTGATTCATTCCCTGTAAATGAAGTGATCTTTAAGAATGATAAAAATATCTTAGCGTTATCAATCCCGGTAAAGGATAAAAAATGGGTTGGCGAAATAAACATAAAAGTTGGAATTGATGCCACGAAAATTGTTTTGTCAGAAAAAGCGGCCCGATACCAATCGTTTGTTTTACTTTTAATTTCTGCAATCTTAATCTACCTTTTTGTCTTTTTCTTTGACCGCGTTGTCTATATTCCATTTAAAAAGCTCATACATTTATCAAAACTTGTTTCAATTGGCCAGGAAAGCCTGGAAGAGCATTCCGGGATGTCAACAGAGTTTAACAGGGTTGTTGGATACCTGGAAGTTGCTGCAAAACGAATGGCAGAGCTGCGCCAGGATAATAAAATGATTCCGCTTAACCTGAGAAAATCTCAGCAGAAAGCAGAACAAATTCAGAAAAACCTTGATAAAGAACTTGAAGCAATGTCTAACCTGGTTATTTATATGCTGGAGCTTAGAAAGGAGAAAACTAAAAAAGGTATTTTTGATAATTTAGTAAAAGAGATTACTTCAAGTTTGGGTTATTCGGTTTCATTTCTCTTTAAATATGAAAATTCCAAATTGATATTCGATAGTTCCAGCTTGAAAGGACTTAGTGTTCTTGATGAAAAAATTAAGTTCGATTTAAAAAATTTTATTATTGCTGACCAAAATTATATTGTTCAAAAAATGCAAAGTCATTATCCCTTAATTCGCGAAGAATTACCTTTTAATGATATTATGTTAAAATATAATTTAGCCGGAAAATTTGCTTTAATACCAATTAATACGGCTTTCCATTTTTATGGAATGGTAATTATCGGGAACCTTGGCGAGAAAAAATCCATTGAACATAAAGATCTTGAAAAGTTAATGCTGCTTGCAAATACGGTGGCTTTACATCTTGAAAATATTGACAATGTTCAAAATCTGGAGCGAAGTGTAAAACAGCGTACGGAAGAGTTGGAAATAACAAATAAACTTCTTAGCGATTCGATAATTGAAAAAGATATTATGTTAAAACTGGTCTCACATGATTTAAATGCTCCTTTACGTAATGTGATTGGTTTGGTTGAATCAATTGAAAGAAAATACAAAGATGATTTAGATGGTGATTTAAATGACAGGTTGCTGAGAATACGCAAAAATGTTGAGAAAGAACTCAACATGATCGAGGAAATTCTTACTAATTTTAAATCCAGCAAAAATATCGGATTAAAAGAACCCGTAAATATTTCAGTGCTTATCTCTTCAATTCTTGATGAACTGACTTATGAGCTAAAAAGGAAAAATGTAAAGGTAGAAATCGATAAAAATTTACCAGTGTTACTTTCTAATGAAGCAGTTTTAAAACATATTTTTTTGAACCTGATTGACAATGCCTGTAAATATATGCCAATAAAAAAACGCAGTAATAAAATAAAGATACTATCAAATATTGAAGAGGAATTTTTGGTGTTCCAAGTAACTGATAATGGTCCGGGAATTCCACCAGAAAAACAGGTGAATGTTTTTGATTCTTACCAGAGAGGCAATAATTCTCCCGATCAAAGCGGAGGAAAAGGTCTTGGATTAGCTCTTGTCAAAAATATGGTCGGTAAAATTGGTGGAGAAATACATCTCCAAAGTAAAGTTGGCAAAGGTACTTCTTTCTTTATAAAGTTTAATAACTATCAGATTAATTAA
- the efp gene encoding elongation factor P produces the protein MKIKATQIRKGMILIYNNELHVVTGMQHFTPGKGQAGVQTKMKNIKTGNNAENRFRSDENVEKANLDTRKMEFLYDDGDNFYFMDQETYDQIPINSEMIGDAKYYLLPNTQCDISFFEENPLSVELPATMDLKIVETAPHLKTATVTSSYKPAKLETGLTVQVPQFIGEDEVIRIDTRDGKYLERAK, from the coding sequence ATGAAGATTAAGGCAACACAAATTCGCAAAGGTATGATTTTAATTTATAATAATGAACTACATGTTGTAACCGGCATGCAGCACTTTACACCAGGCAAAGGGCAAGCCGGTGTTCAAACAAAAATGAAAAATATTAAAACGGGTAATAATGCCGAAAACAGATTTCGGTCAGATGAAAATGTTGAAAAAGCTAATCTTGATACAAGGAAGATGGAATTTTTATATGATGATGGAGATAATTTCTATTTTATGGATCAGGAAACGTATGATCAAATTCCAATAAATAGTGAAATGATCGGAGATGCAAAGTATTATTTATTACCTAACACACAATGCGATATAAGTTTTTTTGAAGAAAACCCTTTAAGTGTAGAATTACCTGCAACAATGGATTTGAAAATAGTAGAAACAGCCCCACATTTAAAGACAGCAACCGTCACATCATCTTATAAGCCGGCCAAACTTGAAACAGGTCTCACTGTCCAGGTTCCTCAGTTTATCGGGGAAGATGAAGTAATTAGAATTGATACAAGAGATGGCAAATATCTGGAACGCGCAAAGTAG